The following are encoded in a window of Onthophagus taurus isolate NC chromosome 3, IU_Otau_3.0, whole genome shotgun sequence genomic DNA:
- the LOC111423024 gene encoding ras-related protein Rab-39B: MVEPIFDYQFRLILIGDSTVGKSSLLKYFTDGKFAELSDPTVGVDFFARLIEVKDGTRIKLQLWDTAGQERFRSITKSYYRNSVGALLVYDVCNRASFEHIPVWMSEARRHIEPHRPVFALIGCKLDLVSNGGQRAVSKEEAKNFADANGMFHVETSAKNGSNVEEAFRSVTQEVYNRILSGEYKVEDGWEGIKTGFARPNGMDFNLVEAEPAKTSCC; the protein is encoded by the exons ATGGTTGAACCAATTTTCGATTATCAATTTCGTCTGATTTTAATTGGAGATAGCACAGTCGGAAAAAGTTCTTTGTTGAAGTATTTTACTGATGGCAAATTTGCGGAG ctaTCAGACCCGACTGTTGGAGTAGACTTTTTCGCACGTTTAATCGAAGTAAAAGATGGTACTCGtattaaattacaattatGGGACACTGCCGGACAAGAAAGATTTCGTTCAATCACAAAATCGTATTATCGCAACTCGGTGGGTGcccttttagtttatgatgttTGTAATCGTGCTAGTTTCGAACACATCCCAGTGTGGATGTCCGAAGCAAGACGTCACATTGAACCACATCGACCCGTTTTTGCACTTATCGGGTGTAAATTAGATCTAGTCAGTAACGGTGGTCAAAGAGCCGTATCTAAAGAGGAAGCAAAAAATTTCGCGGATGCAAATGGGATGTTTCACGTGGAGACGTCCGCTAAAAACGGATCAAATGTGGAAGAAGCTTTTAGATCTGTTACACAAGAGGTTTATAATAGGATTTTAAGTGGAGAATATAAAGTAGAGGATGGTTGGGAAGGGATTAAAACGGGTTTTGCAAGACCTAATGGAATGGATTTTAATCTTGTTGAAGCAGAACCAGCTAAAACATCATGTTGTTAG
- the LOC111419028 gene encoding RNA polymerase-associated protein CTR9 homolog: MAGSIEIPLRDTDEVIELCLDQLPDGDEVLGILRQEHTHLNIWVNLALEYYKQGKINDFIKILDASRTDANVTYRDYEKDQMRALDMLAAYYVQEANREKNKDKKRELFTKATLLYTTADKIIMYDQNHLLGRAYFCLLEGDKMEQADAQFNFVLNQSPNNIPSLLGKACIAYNKKDFRGALAFYKKALRTNPSCPAAVRLGMGHCFMKLNNQDKARLAFERSLSLDPQCVGALVGLAILKLNQQQPESIRNGVRMLSKAYTIDSSNPMVLNHLANHFFFKKDYNKVQHLALHAFHNTENEAMRAESCYQLARAFHVQGDYDQAFQYYYQATQFAPAPFVLPHFGLGQMYIYRGDSENAAQCFEKVLKAQPGNYETMKILGSLYANSTSQSKRDIAKNHLKKVTEQFPDDIEAWIELAQILEQSDLQGSLNAYGTAIKILKKDVQAEIPTEILNNVGALHYRLNNLDEAKKNLEEALIRAKSEAEHDPQYYNSISVTTTYNLARLNEALCLFDKSEKLYKDILKEHPNYVDCYLRLGCMARDKGQIYEASDWFKEALRINTEHPDAWSLLGNLHLAKSEWGPGQKKYERVLKNPATSQDSYSLIALGNVWLQTLHLPTKDKDREKRHQDRALAMYKQVLKIDPKNIWAANGVGSVLAHKGCVNEARDIFAQVREATADFCDVWLNIAHIYVEQKQFVSAIQMYENCLRKFYKYNHVEGLQYLARAYFRAGKLKEAKMVFLKARRVAPQDTVLLYNIALVLQRLATQILKDEKSTLQTVLQAVHELGLSLKYFSYLAVDGERMRYDVNLAGLEARQCQDLLSQAQYHVARARRVDEEERQLRRKQDEERTAFKMKQLEEQKRLEEEKKANKEKMLLVRQEYKEKTKNAMMFLEMPPDRSAKKGGRSRKDQYVSDSGSDAGDVNRVEREKMPKKRKRSGDRKDYKRKSGGRTKRGGRGGRSDSDSDRPKSKRSKRRDKTKRKEDGEDGLTAKQKSRIVSKATISTSEDDSDDDKLKIASGAESGDDRGGTSKGRKRRISSSSSRSRSRSRSKSARRSRSRSKSGSRSRSRSQSGSRSRSGSRRSGSRSQSRSKSRSRSRSHSRSHSRSKSRSRSKSRSRSKSRSRSKSRSRSRSSKSGSRSRSRSKSRSRSRSESGSRKSKSKSRSRSRSGSEHSRSPSPNRSGNESN; the protein is encoded by the exons ATGGCAGGATCTATAGAAATCCCTTTAAGGGACACCGATGAG gtgATTGAGTTGTGTTTGGATCAATTACCGGATGGGGACGAGGTTTTAGGTATTTTACGACAAGAACACACCCACTTAAACATTTGGGTTAATTTGGCG tTGGAATATTACAAGCAAGGGAAGATAAATGATTTCATTAAGATTTTGGATGCTTCAAGAACCGACGCGAATGTTACATATCGTGATTATGAAAAGGATCAAATGCGAGCACTCGATATGCTCGCTGCATATTATGTGCAAGAAGCTaatcgagaaaaaaataaagataaaaaacgGGAGTTGTTTACAAAAGCTACTTTATTATATACAACTGCggataaaattattatgtatgatcag aATCATTTATTGGGaagagcttatttctgtttacTGGAAGGCGATAAAATGGAACAAGCAGATGCCcaatttaatttcgttttgaaTCAATCCCCGAATAATATTCCTTCGTTATTAGGAAAAGCTTGTATTGcatataacaaaaaagatttcCGCGGGGCTTTAGCTTTCTATAAAAAAGCTTTAAGAACGAATCCGAGTTGTCCCGCCGCTGTTCGATTAGGAATGGGACATTGCTTCATGAAATTAAACAATCAAGATAAAGCTCGTTTAGCTTTCGAGCGATCATTATCGCTTGATCCGCAATGCGTTGGAGCTTTAGTGGGATTAgcgattttaaaattgaaccAACAACAACCCGAATCGATAAGAAACGGGGTTCGAATGCTTTCAAAAGCTTACACGATCGATTCTTCGAACCCGAtggttttaaatcatttagcaaatcattttttctttaaaaaggaTTACAATAAAGTGCAACATCTTGCTTTACACGCATTCCATAACACCGAAAATGAAGCGATGCGAGCTGAAAGTTGTTATCAATTAGCAAGGGCTTTTCACGTACAGGGCGATTATGATCAAGCgtttcaatattattatcaagCAACTCAATTTGCTCCAGCCCCCTTTGTTTTACCCCATTTTGGTTTGGGGCAAATGTATATTTATCGGGGCGATTCCGAAAACGCGGCGCAATGTTTCGAAAAAGTTCTAAAAGCCCAACCTGGAAATTACGAAACCATGAAAATATTAGGATCTTTGTACGCGAATTCAACCTCGCAATCGAAAAGGGATATCGCAaagaatcatttaaaaaaagttaccgAACAATTTCCGGATGATATCGAAGCGTGGATTGAGTTGGCTCAAATTTTGGAGCAATCCGATTTACAAGGGAGTTTAAACGCGTATGGAACTGCGATTAAGATACTAAAAAAAGATGTCCAAGCTGAGATACCGACTGAGATTTTGAATAACGTTGGAGCGTTACATTATCGCTTAAATAATTTGGATGAGGCTAAAAAGAATTTGGAGGAAGCTTTAATTCGGGCTAAATCTGAAGCTGAACATGATCCCCAATATTATAACTCAATTTCCGTCACAACGACTTATAATTTAGCGCGATTAAACGAAGCTTTATGTTTATTCGATAAATCTGAGAAATTATACAAAGATATACTCAAAGAACATCCTAATTATGTTGATTGTTATTTGCGATTAGGTTGCATGGCGAGGGATAAAGGTCAAATTTACGAAGCTTCCGATTGGTTTAAAGAGGCTCTTCGAATTAACACGGAACATCCGGATGCTTGGTCACTTTTAGGTAACTTACATTTAGCTAAAAGCGAATGGGGACCGggtcaaaaaaaatatgaacgaGTTTTAAAAAACCCGGCCACTTCTCAAGATTCGTATTCGTTAATTGCGTTGGGAAATGTTTGGCTCCAAACTTTACATCTACCCACTAAAGACAAAGATCGCGAAAAACGACATCAAGATCGCGCTTTAGCCATGTACAAACAAGTTTTAAAGATTGATCCGAAAAATATTTGGGCCGCTAACGGAGTTGGGTCGGTTTTGGCGCATAAAGGATGTGTTAATGAAGCTCGCGACATTTTCGCGCAAGTTCGAGAAGCGACCGCCGATTTTTGCGACGTTTGGTTGAATATTGCGCATATTTACGTCGAGCAGAAACAGTTTGTTAGCGCGATTCAAATGTACGAGAATTGTTTGAGgaagttttataaatataatcacGTCGAGGGACTCCAATATTTAGCGAGAGCTTATTTCCGAGCGGGGAAATTAAAAGAGGCCAAAATGGTTTTCTTAAAAGCGAGAAGGGTTGCACCTCAAGATACTGTCCTTTTATATAACATTGCGTTGGTTTTACAAAGATTAGCCACTCAAATACTTAAAGATGAGAAATCGACTCTTCAAACTGTGCTACAAGCTGTTCATGAATTGGGATTATCATTAAA ATATTTCAGTTATTTAGCAGTTGACGGTGAACGAATGCGTTACGATGTAAATTTAGCCGGATTAGAAGCAAGACAATGTCAAGATTTACTATCTCAAGCTCAATACCACGTAGCAAGAGCACGAAGAGTCGACGAAGAAGAGCGACAACTTCGTCGTAAACAAGACGAAGAAAGAACagcttttaaaatgaaacaacTTGAAGAACAAAAACGTTTAGAGGAAGAAAAGAAAGCtaataaggaaaaaatgttactaGTCCGTCAagaatacaaagaaaaaactaaaaacgccATGATGTTTTTAGAGATGCCACCAGATCGTTCTGCCAAAAAAGGTGGAAGAAGTAGAAAAGATCAATACGTCAGCGATTCCGGAAGTGATGCAGGTGATGTTAACCGCgtagaaagagaaaaaatgcCCAAAAAACGAAAACGATCGGGAGACCGAAAagattataaaagaaaaagcgGGGGTAGAACGAAAAGAGGTGGACGCGGAGGTCGATCAGATTCCGATTCTGATCGTCCGAAATCAAAACGAAGCAAAAGACGCGATAAGACAAAGAGGAAAGAGGACGGCGAAGATGGACTCACggcaaaacaaaaaagtaGAATCGTTTCAAAAGCAACAATTTCAACGAGCGAAGATGACAGCGACGATGACAAACTTAAAATTGCTTCCGGTGCCGAAAGTGGAGATGATCGCGGGGGAACCTCAAAAGGTAGGAAACGAAGAATTTCTTCGTCCAGTTCGAGAAGTCGAAGCAGAAGTCGATCTAAAAGTGCGAGGAGATCTCGTAGTCGATCAAAATCTGGTTCAAGAAGTCGATCTAGATCACAAAGCGGTTCAAGGTCAAGATCTGGATCTAGGAGAAGTGGATCAAGATCTCAAAGTCGATCGAAAAGTAGGTCTAGATCTAGATCGCATTCAAGAAGTCATTCAAGATCGAAAAGTAGATCAAGATCAAAAAGTAGGTCGAGATCAAAAAGTAGATCGAGATCTAAAAGTAGATCGAGAAGTCGATCTTCGAAAAGTGGTTCAAGAAGTAGATCACGTTCGAAATCTAGATCAAGATCTAGAAGTGAATCGGGATCGAGAAAATCGAAAAGTAAATCGAGGAGTAGATCTAGAAGTGGATCGGAACATTCTAGGAGCCCAAGTCCGAATAGAAGTGGGAATGAAagtaattaa